A genomic segment from Nodularia sphaerocarpa UHCC 0038 encodes:
- a CDS encoding GNAT family N-acetyltransferase, whose translation MDYGLMISRSDLILRFAEPADSNVLFDLIQGLAKYEELSHAVTGNALDLQEHLFGSPKYIEAILAEYAGQSVGFALFFYNYSTFLTKPGIYLEDLFVLPEYRRQGIGKALLSKLAQIAVDRNCGRLEWSVLDWNESAQSFYGSMGATILDDWRICRVTEKAMQELANKG comes from the coding sequence ATGGATTATGGACTAATGATTTCTCGTAGCGATTTGATTTTGCGTTTTGCTGAACCAGCTGATAGCAACGTACTGTTTGATTTAATTCAGGGGCTGGCTAAGTACGAAGAATTATCTCACGCCGTAACTGGGAATGCTTTGGATCTCCAGGAGCATTTATTTGGCTCCCCGAAGTATATTGAGGCAATATTAGCAGAATATGCAGGGCAATCTGTTGGTTTTGCCCTGTTTTTTTATAATTATTCTACTTTTCTAACTAAGCCAGGCATTTATTTAGAAGATTTGTTTGTCTTGCCAGAATATCGCCGTCAAGGTATCGGAAAAGCTCTTTTGTCTAAATTAGCCCAAATAGCTGTAGACCGCAATTGTGGACGCTTAGAGTGGAGTGTATTGGATTGGAATGAGTCGGCGCAGTCATTCTATGGCAGTATGGGCGCTACTATTTTAGATGATTGGCGAATTTGTCGCGTTACGGAAAAGGCGATGCAAGAGTTAGCAAATAAAGGTTGA
- a CDS encoding tetratricopeptide repeat protein: protein MPIVNTQVTANDFLSLGVTQMQSGNYREAIENFNQALELKSDFAVAYSDRCQAHLQLQDYHEAITDCHQAISLAPDNFETYLSRGLAEYRQGNDSAAIADYNQAIALQPIDFRAYYNRGLARVGEGNYSQAIADYNIALTQIPPTTSSFLADIYNDRGLAHLLLQDSPAAMLDFNRAIRLNNQDFRAYFNLGCAEGRNGDNVAAIGNFSQVIKLNPSNASAYLNRGIAQYHLGYHQGAIADLKKASEYFENQGNSIAREQTLNLLHKLGQQLQFVSEIA from the coding sequence TTGCCTATTGTCAATACCCAAGTTACAGCCAATGATTTTTTAAGTTTGGGTGTGACTCAGATGCAAAGTGGTAATTATCGAGAGGCGATAGAGAATTTTAACCAAGCGCTGGAACTGAAATCAGATTTTGCTGTGGCTTATAGCGATCGCTGTCAAGCTCATCTGCAATTACAAGATTACCACGAAGCGATTACAGATTGTCATCAAGCCATAAGTTTAGCACCAGATAACTTTGAAACTTATTTGAGCCGAGGACTAGCAGAATATAGACAAGGAAATGATTCTGCTGCTATTGCTGATTATAACCAAGCGATCGCCCTTCAGCCGATTGATTTCCGCGCTTATTATAACCGAGGTTTAGCCCGTGTAGGTGAGGGAAATTATTCCCAGGCGATCGCTGATTACAATATAGCCCTAACTCAAATTCCCCCAACCACAAGTTCATTTCTCGCCGATATCTACAACGACAGAGGTTTGGCGCACTTACTCTTGCAAGACTCACCAGCCGCTATGCTTGACTTTAATCGAGCAATTCGCTTGAATAATCAGGATTTTAGAGCTTACTTTAATCTCGGTTGTGCGGAAGGTAGAAATGGCGATAACGTAGCTGCTATCGGCAATTTTTCCCAAGTTATCAAACTTAATCCCAGCAATGCCTCAGCTTACCTGAATCGGGGGATAGCGCAATATCATTTAGGATATCATCAAGGGGCGATCGCTGATCTGAAAAAGGCATCTGAATACTTTGAAAACCAAGGAAACAGCATCGCCCGTGAACAAACTTTAAATTTACTCCATAAATTGGGGCAGCAACTCCAATTTGTCAGCGAAATCGCTTAA
- the petJ gene encoding cytochrome c6 PetJ, producing the protein MKRIISLLLLGITIFTFAFSSPALAADTASGAKIFSANCASCHAGGRNLVKADKSLKKDDLEKYGMYSAEAIITQVKNGKNAMPMFQGRLKPEQAADVAAYVLEQADKGW; encoded by the coding sequence ATGAAAAGAATTATTTCCTTGCTACTTTTAGGTATAACTATCTTCACATTTGCCTTTAGTAGTCCAGCTTTAGCAGCAGATACTGCCAGTGGAGCTAAAATATTTAGTGCTAATTGTGCTTCTTGTCATGCGGGTGGTAGAAACTTGGTTAAAGCTGATAAAAGTTTGAAAAAGGATGATTTAGAAAAGTACGGTATGTACTCAGCAGAGGCAATTATAACTCAAGTGAAAAATGGTAAAAATGCTATGCCTATGTTTCAAGGTCGCTTAAAACCAGAACAAGCGGCAGATGTGGCTGCTTATGTATTGGAACAAGCTGATAAAGGTTGGTAG
- a CDS encoding magnesium transporter has product MYHSSIDSCEAVATGEEPPPLPLPELVKIQETKDILSDRQPAEIAAEITELPYGWQAEAFYKLPRHQAIAVYQSLNTSVQQHLKEDFQKKDDLNFTQELSADERIKVFDLLYQPNAEHQPQPEENHHADNSPLEIVKRRLGWLFILLLASTATTTVIKSQEYILQQVVVLASFIPLLIAYGGNVSTQTATVVVRALNSQKTELKTLILQVLYREMASGVILGAILGILVTGEAMLLQDNQIIALVIGVSLFTISLLASFCGAMLPFFFQVLGFDPALMSAPLGATLVDVAGILIYLQIARLFLHI; this is encoded by the coding sequence ATGTATCACTCATCGATAGACTCCTGCGAAGCAGTTGCAACAGGCGAAGAACCTCCGCCGTTACCATTGCCAGAATTAGTGAAAATCCAGGAGACTAAAGACATATTAAGTGATCGGCAACCAGCCGAGATAGCCGCAGAAATTACCGAACTTCCCTATGGTTGGCAAGCCGAAGCCTTTTATAAACTACCAAGACATCAAGCGATCGCAGTATACCAGTCTTTGAATACCAGCGTCCAACAACACCTAAAAGAAGATTTCCAAAAAAAAGATGATTTAAATTTTACACAGGAATTATCAGCAGACGAGCGCATCAAAGTATTTGACTTACTGTATCAACCCAACGCCGAACATCAACCACAGCCAGAGGAAAATCACCATGCAGATAATAGCCCTCTAGAAATTGTCAAACGGCGGTTAGGTTGGCTATTTATTCTGCTGCTTGCTAGTACAGCAACCACAACTGTGATTAAAAGTCAAGAATATATTTTACAACAAGTCGTAGTCCTAGCCAGCTTTATCCCCCTGCTCATTGCTTACGGCGGAAACGTCAGTACCCAAACAGCCACAGTAGTAGTCAGGGCGTTGAACTCCCAGAAGACAGAGTTAAAAACTCTGATTCTACAAGTTCTTTACCGAGAAATGGCTTCTGGCGTTATCCTGGGAGCAATTTTGGGAATACTGGTGACAGGTGAAGCCATGCTGTTGCAAGACAATCAAATTATCGCCCTAGTAATTGGCGTGAGCTTGTTTACCATTTCCCTCCTAGCCAGTTTCTGTGGCGCGATGCTGCCATTTTTCTTCCAGGTTCTCGGATTTGATCCAGCTTTAATGTCGGCTCCTTTAGGCGCTACCCTGGTAGATGTAGCAGGAATCCTGATTTATCTGCAAATAGCCCGGTTATTTTTACACATCTAA